The Erwinia sorbitola nucleotide sequence ATATCCCCTTCCTGGTGATTGACCTGATTGTTGCCAGTATTTTGATGGCAATGGGCATGATGATGCTGTCGCCGCTGATTGTTTCACTGCCCTTTAAGCTAATCCTGTTTGTTCTCTGTGACGGCTGGTCTCTGATTGTAGGGACGCTGACGAAAAGCGTTCAGGGGCTGTCGCCATGATGACCATTGATGTTGCGGGCGACATTATTGCCCAGGGTCTGAAGCTGGTGCTGACGATCTCGGTGGTGGCGATTCTGCCCAGCCTGATGACCGGCCTGGTGGTCAGCATCTTTCAGGCCACAACGCAGATTAATGAGCAAACACTCAGCTTTCTTCCGCGACTGGTGATGACCATGCTGGTTCTGGTATTTGCCGGAAAATGGATGCTCACACAGCTGCTCGATTTTACCCTGTTGATTTTTGAACAGGCCGCAGCCTTAGCAGGCTGACCGTGGGCATCTCCATCAATGAGCTGATCGACCCGCTGCTGGCGCTGTGGCTTCCGTTTATCCGCATTGCCGCTTTTTTCCATTTCTGCCCGGTGTTTGAACATCGGGCTTTTCCGCATAAAGCCAAAGCCGGGCTGGCACTGCTGTTAAGCATTCTTATCACGCCGATGCTGGACAACAATGTGGTGCTTAAGGAACTGATGTCGGTGCAGGCGTTACTGCTGACCGGAGAACAGCTCCTCTGGGGTTTGCTGTTTGGCCAGATGCTTAACTGGGTATTTATCGCGCTGCAAACGGCCGGAGCAATATTATCAATGAATATGGGGCTGGGCATGGCGGTAATGAACGATCCTGGCAGCGGCAGCTCGACGATGGTGATTTCGCAAATTGTCTTCGTCTTTACCATTCTGCTGTTTTTCAGTGTGGATGGTCATCTGCTGCTGCTGACCATTCTCTATAAAGGGTTCGCCTATTGGCCGATTGGCCAGGCAATCAACACGTTGACCCTGCGTACGGTTACGACCGGCGTGGGATGGCTGCTGACCAGCGCAGTGCTGCTGGCGCTGCCGACGGTGTTTATTATGCTGCTGGTTCAGGGAGTATTCGGCCTGCTAAACCGTATCTCGCCAACGCTGAACCTGTTTGCCCTTGGATTCCCCATCAGCATGCTGTTTGGTCTGTTCTGCCTGATGCTGCTTAGTGGCAGTATTCCGCAACACTATCTGTCGCTGACCAACCAGATCCTGCTGCTGTTTGATTCGTTAAGGAGCCACTGATGTCGGCCAGTAGCGGTGATAAAAGTGAAAAGCCCAGCGCCCGTAAGCTGAATAAATCACGTAAAAAAGGCGATATTCCGCGCTCAAGGGACGTGACAATGGCCGCAGGTCTGGTAGCCAGTCTGGCGATCATCAGTACCTTTTTTCCCTACTATCGGGAGCAGATACAGGCGTCATTTACTGCGGTAAACCAGATGGCCAGCCGTATTCACGATGATGGCGCTCTGCATCAGTTTATGCTGACTCAGGTGCTGATTATTTTAAAAATACTGGCAACGCTGGTGCCGATACCGCTGATCGCCTGTCTGGCCACACTGGTGCCTGGCGGCTGGATTTTTGCGCCGGGGCGCATCAAACCGGACTTTAAAAAACTGAACCCGATCTCCGGGGCCAAACGTATGGTGGGAAAACAGCACCTTACCGACGTGTTAAAGATGATCGTTAAATGCGCAGTGGTGCTGGGGCTGCTGTGGTCAACAATTCAGGATGAACTGCCGGTGTTTATGACGCTGCAATCTCATTTCCTGCATGAGGCGATTTCAGAGGGGTTTACCCATTACGCCGGAGTCATCAAGGTGTTTGTGATCACCATCGCGCTGTTTGCCTTTATCGACGTGCCGCTGAGTAAGTATTTATTCATAAAAAAAATGCGCATGACCAAAAAAGAGGTGCGCGATGAGCATAAAAACCAGGAGGGTAACCCACAGATTAAGGGCCGTATTCGTCAGCTTCAGCGGCAGATGTCTATGGGGCTGATTAACCAACAGGTACCGCAGGCCGACGTGGTGATTGTTAACCCGACGCACTATGCCGTTGCGCTGAAATACGCGCCGGATAAAGCCGCAGCCCCCTATATCGTGGCAAAAGGACTCGACGAGATAGCGCTACATATTCGTGCCGTGGCCCGACAACACAAAATTGAAGTGGTGGAGTTTCCACCGCTGGCGCGCTCGATTTATTACAGTACGCGCGTTAACCAACAGGTGCCGGCCTCCCTGTATCGGGCTATAGCACAGGTACTGACTTACGTTATGCAGCTCAAGTCCTGGCGTTCCGGGCAGGGTGAACAGCCGCATCTGGATCTGCATATTCCTCTTCCTGAAAATGAGTTTGAAAAACATGGCAACGTTTAATGTAAGCACGCTGAAATCGCTGCTCCGCAATAGTCATATTGGCGTTCCACTGCTGCTACTCAGCGTGCTGGCAATGGTTATTTTACCCCTGTCGCCGATCGTGCTGGACGTACTATTCACCTTTAATATTGTGCTGGCAGTGATGGTATTGCTGGCGAGCGTGAACAGTAAACGCCCGCTGGATTTCGCAGTATTCCCGACCATTCTGCTGGTCACCACTCTGATGCGTCTGACGTTAAACGTTGCCTCCACGCGCGTGGTGTTACTGAATGGTCACGAGGGTGTGGGCGCCGCCGGTAAGGTGATTGAATCCTTCGGTAATGTGGTTATCGGCGGGAACTTTGTGGTGGGCTTCGTGGTGTTTGTCATCCTGATGATCATCAACTTCGTGGTGGTCACTAAAGGTGCCGAACGTATTTCAGAAGTTTCTGCGCGCTTTACCCTCGATGCCTTGCCTGGTAAGCAGATGGCGATCGATGCGGATCTGAATGCCGGTCTGATTAATCAGGAACAGGCACGCGTGAGGCGTAAAGACGTTGCCAGTGAGGCTGACTTCTATGGCGCGATGGACGGTGCCTCCAAGTTTGTACGCGGCGATGCAGTAGCCGGTATTATGATCCTGCTGATCAACGTGATCGGCGGAATTTTGATTGGTATCTTCAAGCATAATCTTGATGCTGGTCAGGCCTTCGATCAGTATGTGCTGCTGACCATTGGTGATGGCCTCGTAGCCCAGATCCCTTCTCTGCTGCTGGCCTCAGCGGCGGCAATTATGGTGACTCGCGTCAGCGACGAAGACAGCAGCGGTATTTCTGAAGATATTCACCGACAGCTGCTGGCTAAACCCGCCACCCTCTACACCGCTGGCTTAGTAATGTTTATTCTGGCGATTGTGCCGGGGATGCCACATCTGGTATTTCTGGCCTTTACCGCCCTGCTGCTATTTACCGCCTGGCGTCAGAGTCAGGCCGTCAAAAAGCCCAGCCAGAATACCCAGGATATGGAGGCGCTAAACAGAGCGCTGGACGATAGCGACA carries:
- the flhB gene encoding flagellar biosynthesis protein FlhB, translating into MSASSGDKSEKPSARKLNKSRKKGDIPRSRDVTMAAGLVASLAIISTFFPYYREQIQASFTAVNQMASRIHDDGALHQFMLTQVLIILKILATLVPIPLIACLATLVPGGWIFAPGRIKPDFKKLNPISGAKRMVGKQHLTDVLKMIVKCAVVLGLLWSTIQDELPVFMTLQSHFLHEAISEGFTHYAGVIKVFVITIALFAFIDVPLSKYLFIKKMRMTKKEVRDEHKNQEGNPQIKGRIRQLQRQMSMGLINQQVPQADVVIVNPTHYAVALKYAPDKAAAPYIVAKGLDEIALHIRAVARQHKIEVVEFPPLARSIYYSTRVNQQVPASLYRAIAQVLTYVMQLKSWRSGQGEQPHLDLHIPLPENEFEKHGNV
- the fliR gene encoding flagellar biosynthetic protein FliR — protein: MGISINELIDPLLALWLPFIRIAAFFHFCPVFEHRAFPHKAKAGLALLLSILITPMLDNNVVLKELMSVQALLLTGEQLLWGLLFGQMLNWVFIALQTAGAILSMNMGLGMAVMNDPGSGSSTMVISQIVFVFTILLFFSVDGHLLLLTILYKGFAYWPIGQAINTLTLRTVTTGVGWLLTSAVLLALPTVFIMLLVQGVFGLLNRISPTLNLFALGFPISMLFGLFCLMLLSGSIPQHYLSLTNQILLLFDSLRSH
- the fliQ gene encoding flagellar biosynthesis protein FliQ; this translates as MMTIDVAGDIIAQGLKLVLTISVVAILPSLMTGLVVSIFQATTQINEQTLSFLPRLVMTMLVLVFAGKWMLTQLLDFTLLIFEQAAALAG